ACACGGTTAGATATATCGTCCACAAGTTAGGGCCAGCCTCCTTCCCCTGTTATCTCTATCTTTAGTGAAACCTCAAAGGGAGCAGCTCACATGCTAATGTGAGAGTTAAGATGGCTTTATCATGGGCGTATTACAAGATGTGCGCGTAACTCTACAATTCTTTACCCTATAATCATCGACTGTCGCGTAACACTTTCCATCCCCTTGAGTTATCAGACAACTTGAGCAGAAGAACACGTATAAAAAAGGCTATTCCTATTCTCTACTTGCCGACGGCAAGAACAAATAGGAAAATTTCTATTTTCACATTCTCTTGTAAAAAACAACATTATGTGTCATTTGCCATAAGAAGATTTTTATTTTCAAATGTATTTGGATTTCCAAATCCACTTCAAGTTCGTCCTAGAAATATCTTTTCTTTTTCAGAAACATATACATAGGGTTTATTGTAAAGAGTTTATTATGAGCGAGGAACCATACAACCTCATTTGGATATTTATAGAAGACCAAATTTCTTGTTGCATTTTGAATAAACTCTCATTTCTCCAACAACCCAAATTATAATCTTTTCTAAAAGTTAACAAACATTTTCATATTGACAATTAAAACTTGTTCTTGATAAATATTGAATAATTAAAAGAGTGAGACACATAAAGCACAGTTGTTCTTAGCTCAATAAAACTGAGGTGTTATCTAGCGGTAAATCCTAAAAGAAATACAACAATGGACAATGTTGGTTTACTAAATTAGTGGGCCCATGGAAATTTAACATATTAAAAATCATTTATTTATATCAAACTTTTTAACTTTTGCACTTAGAAACGACTATATCAACATATAATCCTAACAACTGTTGATTTCTATTATGGTTAAAAATTAACTTCACCGTAATACACCGTTCAAGATAGAATCATTTTCGATGTAATCTCAAAATATAATATGGAAATTCCACTGCAGCCTAAGTGTGTGGTACAACGAAACTTATGTGGGCTATATTTTTTGAGACACTGTTTGTTTAAATTATTTGGTTTAATTGTATTTTTCTTGATGAAAAGAGAACGAAATTGCATGTCTTGGTAGATTAAATGTGGCCACCTAGATGAACTCAAAATATAGTATGTAGGTGCGCATATGTGTTTTAGTTTCCCTAAATATAATGAGCTACGTTAAAAGCAGTTCTTGAATAGTCTCTTTGTTTCATACTCTGTACTAGGTTTCGCTGATTTAAATGCACCTAGACATTTTGATACACTCAAATCTTCGACAGCTAATATGTAATGGAGGGGTGTACATGATTGCCTAGTTTAGGTGTTTGTAAATAAAAGATATACAGTACAAATCAGTGTACCAAATAGAAAATTCTAGAATTCACAAAATATCTACGAAGTGGAGTGCCGCCATAGGCAAACCCAACTGCCTCTAAAGTCCGGGCACGTGCCCAGGCCGGCTTTCTCCCAGCAAAGTCTATTTTAATGAAAACTTAATGAATCTTTCGATAAATTTTTTGTCGACCTTACAGtacacctaatccttcgaccagcaACACTGTCTAATTTAATGAAAATTTTGGGTCCGTTACTGAGTGCCGCTGTCAGCTTCGTTACCAAGGTAACCTACCGTTAAGCTGGCGCTAGCTACTCCTCAGCTCATTTAGACtattcatagtgggagtaacttcactagtaactaagtgtccaactcagcaaatttgcttatgtggcagtgagttaatgaggagagaggaggaTGAAGTAACATGTTAATTCTTGTAACATCACATTTACCGAGATCTGATAGTCTATAATTAATGAAGATATATATGATACTCCTAATTTGATGTTACTAAccattatgaaggtagtaacatagagtagtaacatgtgcatgttactactcttGTTACTTctcactatgactagtcttaggAGAAGTAGGATACTAACGACTCGCTACTATTCCAGCATCTGATGCAATCTCTACTTACACAACACATGTGAAGGTGTTCAGGGTTCCGTTCCATCCGTGCAACATTTTTTTGTTGGTCCGGGTAAAAGAAACAGAAACCGCTCTTCTATCGTGCAACGTGGTTTGCTGACTGGTCAACGGGAAACCTCGTCGTGTCAGGTCAGCTGATCAGCCGCGCCGGCTCCGCTCTGCTAAAGCTATATCTGCGTGTTCATCTCAGCAAGCAATCGGCGTCAATTCGTCGCGTGAAGCCGCGTGACGACCAACTAGGTTTACTAATCCATGTATGATGTATCACCGACATTTTTTCGCTGCTGTTGACCATTTGAAAATGACTTGTGGCGTTGCGTGTGTCTGACTGGCCGGGCCAGGCCTGCCAGCATAGCTGGGACGAGAGCAGCCACGGTCCAAGGCTCTCCATGGACGAATGGGCTAGCAAGCACGATCAAACGGCCCCGGAGCCCCTATTTCCGGAAATCCTATATAAATGCCCTATTTGCGTGTTGTCTTCCACGTTTTTCTTCTTCTTATTTCCCCGTCTTTTCGATTCTTGTTTTGTTTTTTGGGCTTATTTTTTCTAGGAGGCTTAGGCCCGAGTGGAGATGCGTATATCTAGACGGGGTTTCAGTGTGTAGACTGTAGACACCTATCTAGAAAAAAAACCGAGCAAATTAATTTAAAATGGAGAAATAATTTTTTCAATCAAATCTTTTTGTAGCCAGGCTACACCATTCCGATTAATAGCATAACAAAAATGCAAAGTTTCTTACACAACAATTAAAAGGAAGACACGACAAATCAGAGTTTTCCACGTTTAAAATACAACTTACAATACGGGTCATATAAATACCCAAACAAACATAATGAACCCAAGAACATCAAAAAAAAACCTTGCCAAGATTCAGTGATACTAAGCAATGGAAAACCAACACCAGTTGTAAACACAATGATATTCAAACCAAATTAAAATGAGTAAGTGTCTATTAGCATACCCTGAAAATACACATCCCTTGAACAAGGTTAGTTCATGAAATTTACGGTCCCATTGCTACATTTGTTGTTTTTATACGAGTGGACCATTTATTCCtggattttttttgtttctcgttttttttcaacaattttttgctcatTTTTCCGTATTTTAAACTCGTCTCTTGTTTTTTTTTGCTTATTTTTCTCCGGGAGGCTTGTGCCGAGTGGAGATGTGTATATCAGACGTTTTTCCGTGTGTAGACGTCTATCTAGACAAAACCGGGTTAATTAATTCATAATGGAGAAAAACATATTTTAATAAATTCTTTACTCGACCGGGCAAAACTAAATGAGTGAACTTACCATTGAtgccgggaaggagatctcgacATCAAATGAAGGTTTGAAGGACACTTATTGTAGACAAATCAATCTCCATAGACGTGAAAACGAACAAAAAAGACGACTAGCAAAACCCTAACCTAGTATATTAAAGGAAGGGGAACTAATCTTGGAAGAGGTTGAGTGAAGGTGGCTAGGTTTTCTTTCCGCGATTCTCTAACCCAGGAATACATAGCTTGATGTATCCTTTTGGGCGTGCGATGGTGAGTTTCGTTTTCTTTTTTGCCCGCATACTTGTTGTTTCCCTTGTCGGTGTTTCTCGGTCTTCGTCTGATTCATTTTTTTGGCCAGTTTATGTTTTATTTTCTTATTTGAGTTCATTTATTTTTTTTGGTTTTGTTATTTTTACAATTCTAAACATTTTAAAAAGTTGGATACTTATAATCAAAATTAGTTTCAAAATATGAGCACTTTTAGGTCTAATTTTACCAATATAATTATTTTTAAAATCTAAGTATTTTAAATCTAAACATTTCTCAAAATGGACATTTTTATAAATATGAATATATTTCAAATCTGAGCATTTCTAAAGTTTAAATATTTTCTATTTCTTAACCTCTTAGAAAAACTATAAAGAAATTTTAAATGGACCTGAAACATGAAACTATATTGTGCAGGTTTAGGGATGTAAGCGGATCGGGTCAGATCGGATATTGCTCTTACCATATCCTTTACCATATTTTTGTAACGGATTCGGATCGGAGCGGATAATGGTCGAATGCGGATTCGGATGCGGATTATATCGGATTACGGATATGGAGCGGATTCGGACCGGACTTGGATCGAAAGCGaattattaagaaaatatacacaTAAAAAATGGAATTATGTTTTTTCTGTAAAATATGTTTGTAATTATAGAATGTAGCTAAATGTACACACTATTTTATACAACAAAGCAAATTGTGTGCTAATAGCATACATATTTTGGATGATGAACTAATTATATTGTCTAAATATTTAGGGTTGGGGTAATTTTCTCGGATGATCCTCTTTGTAGACTCCGGATAATCCGCAAAAAATACCGGATAATCCGTATCCGTCGGATAGTATAAATACCATATCCTCTACCATATCCGTCGGATATCCGCTTGATCATTATCCGCGTCTGTATCTATATCCGGCGGATTTCTAAAAATACATACCATATCCTCAAAAATGGATATGAATGCTGATTCGGAGCGAAAATTATGCGTACCACTTACATTCCTATGCAGGTTCGATCCGTACAAACAAAGGTAGCTACGGGACGTAGCTTTGATAAGTGGGCAGACCCATCAAAGTGTTGAGAAATAGTTTTGATGGGTCAACATAGGCCGCAGTTGGCCCCAATAGCatctttttttcgaaatggggcatagcccagcctctgcatcagatTGATGCACACGGCTTTCATTTATTTAAAGCAGTTGTAGTTCAAAAGTTTTACATCACTGATCCGATAgggttgagacatgtatcaacCAACGGAAGAAAAAGAAGCAAACAAAGCTATCCATTCTGAATTCTACTAGTGTGtcgccacccagtagcctggaaGAAGAAATCCTGAGTAACCGTCAGCATACGGTTGCATCCAGTATCCATAATTTGCCGCTGATCTTCCGGGAGGAGGAACGCCCATTGTTGTATCCAGAAAGCCGCCCGTcgtataacctgcaaaaaatttgtTCCCTTTTGTCTGTTAAAAATAAGATCATTCCGACTTGTCCATATCGACCAACATACAGCAGATATGCCAATCCTTATCCTGTTCTTATCCAACTTTTTAACTCCATTTagccaatttccaaacatatttgtaataTTAGCAGGAGGGGGTATATTAAATGTGCAAAATATGATACGCCAAATGATTCTAGCGAAAGGGCAAGTTAAGAATAAGTGATGAATAGTTTCTGATTCATTACAGAAACAACATTTGTGACAACCCTTCCATTTACGTTTCGCCAAATTATCCTTTGTGAGCAACACTTTACTGttaaggaaccacataaaaattttaatttttagtgGAATCTTCAACTTCCACAAGTATTTTCGTAGAAACGGAGTGTGGCCATTCATTAGATCAAGGTACAATGATTTGACAGAATAGATGCCGGACTCATTAAGTTTCCAAACAAATTTATCCGGTGAATTCGTCAACTGTACCGTCATTAGTCGTTGACACAGATTTATCCATTGATTCCATTTATAATCATTAAACGCCCTTCTAAACCCGATATTTAGTGGATTTTGTGCCAACACAGTGGACACTCTAACATTCGTTGTTTGTACTATATTATATAAGGCTGGATACTGCTGCGCTAGGGTCGTGTCGCCAAGCCAGACATCTTCCCAAAATCGAATGTCTTCTCCATTTCCCAATTTAAAAGCTCCTCTTTTAAAAAAATCATCTTTCACATGCATTAGACCTTTCCAAAATGGTGAGTCAGAGGGTTTAGCTTCCACCTGTGCTAAGGTCTGATTCTTTATGTATTTATTAGTAATAAGTTGTTGCCACATTCCTTCCTCAGTAAGAAttttaaacaaccatttactCAGCAAGCACTTATTTTTTAGTTCCAAAACTTCAATTCCCAACCCTCCTTGGTCTTTAGGTCGACACACCATATTCCACCTTGTGAGCCTATACTTTTTCTTTGTCTCATCCGTTTGCCAAAAAAAACTGGATCGAAAAAAATCTAGCCGTTTTCTGACCCCTACAGGAATCTCTAAAAACGACAGCATAAACATTGGTAGACTCGTTAGGACCGAATTAATTAAAGTTAACCTGTCTCCGTACGAAAGTAATTTACTACGCCAAGTTCCTAGTTTTGCTCCAAATCGGCCCCAATAGCATCTAGGCCCAGTATGCATTTTGAGTATGCCGGCATCTAGCTTAGATAATAGTTACAGTCTAGTAGAGAGTTGCCGCTTATTATTTTCCTcgctatttttatttattttatttaccCCTCTTTTAATCCTATTCTCTTATTTTTTTAAATAATCCTGACATGATGTGTATATATAAACTCCCTCTCTTATTCCTTTTGGCCAGCAAACATTTTTGCTGGAACGTTCAGCTAACTGGaatgcatgcatgcatatatcATCATGATCATTCGTAAATGCCCCCTCTTACACAGTGTCCTTTAGCTAGTAATCCCCAAAATTAATGGTGAAAGCCTCGTCAACAAGTTAGGTCCGGCGCCCCTCTCTTAGAATAACAACCAGCCCCCTTCCTTTATCGTCTCGTTCTTTAGCGAAACTTCAAGGAAGCAGCTGAGATGCTAAAGTCAGAGTTGAGATTGCTTTATCATCGGGGTACAAAGATGTGCACCTCACTCTAGTGCTCTATTATCTACCCGAGCATCGACTACATGTAGTAGCACATTTCTTCTCCCTTGGTCCAACATAGCACGCTGCCCTCAGCTTTAATACCAGTTCTGATCTTCAGAACAATTTCTTATCTGGACTGCTTGACACTTTCATATCATCATTTTTGGGTATGGTGAAAACTGAAAAGGCCCCCCTAATACATGTGGTCCGAGCAAGTAGATAGCTAGCACGATATTATCATGCATGGACGGATGGATGGACATATGGAGCCAACTATAAGCATCTCTATCTTGTCATATTATATCGATCACAACTGCACCGGAACGACATTGCAAAGGGTGCTGGTGCGGCAGAAAGGGACTCGCAACAGAAAGTTTTCAGAAAGCACACACTGCCCGCAATTCTCTTTGCCATCTACCACAACCAGCCTCACCGTGTAGCATCTGGTACCAACATACCAAAGCATCCAGGGATCCACCAACCATACATATGCACGCGGGCGTGTTAACTGATCGTGTAGAATCGCGCGAACGCAAAGTActgctagtagtagtagtaccaTCATTTACAAGCAATGCTGCATTACTAGTACCTGTGAGAAAAATCTGGACTTTAACTGATCTGGGTTCAGAGAATTAAGCCACGGGCCGCTCCTGCCTGCTAGTTCAGATTTCAAGTTGGCGGCCGTGGCGTGATGACTTTGGTGGCTTTCCTGCAAAGACACGTGCCGTGCGTGACGTGATGAAGAATACACCTATCTTGTAAAGAATCATGAAATGACCATGAGGTCAATCATGTAGTACGTCGTCGCGCTGAAATATAATTCGTGGCAAGAGGTCGACGAAATAAATCATGTATATAGCAGAGGGGTCAAGATCATGATGCGTGGCTTCTGTAACGAGCCCTGGTTTCCAGCCAAGCGCACAATCCAGCTACACACACCTTGTCATTGGTGCACTCATCACTAAGCTACTAGTACATAGGACACCACACTGACCACACTGATTAATAGGCAGGAGAATTTCGTGATCAGAGATTTAATTCTTGGTCGCTTCAGAATAACACTTTGAGCTAACAGTTGAGGTCCGATGGAGAAGTTCGATCTGTACCTCTCAAAGCACAAGCAAAGACGATAACCTTTCTGCCTGGTTCCATCGGAAAAACCGAAAGAAAGCTTGGTGTCGAACTGACGAAACTGACACAGTGACACTCTTGGTTATGAGCATATGTATAGCTACTTAGTCAAATGGAGCAGTAGAAATAAAGCCTTATGCAGAGGCTGTGTGCATCAtcacgatgcagaggctggggtaaaTCCTCTTttcgaaaaaaaagaaagaaataaaGCCTTATGTATGAGCTTCAGAGATATACACTTCCACTCCACATCAGTCCTTTTCTCCCATAAATTCCCTTCCACTCCAAGCTAGACTCGAACCAACCAAGTTGCTAACGAACAAGAAAAGCTACCGAAGTTTCAGGGCATTTGCTCCGGTACAACCCCCTTCCCCAAACTCAGAGCAAACTCAATCACAAGGACGGCTGAGATCGCTTGATACCTCTTCGTTATTAAAACACAACGGGTATAAGTAGCCATGTACAAAACTCGTATGGCCCAAATAAATTGTACAAGGTACGTATAAGTACGAGTACCACGCCGTCATCCTCTCATCCAAGGTGGCTTTGCCGGGGGATGGCATTCATGGCCGCGGGAGCTACAGCAACGCAACGCCGTGCCGGCCAGTAGGCACAGCCAGCGGTGATTGCCAGCACGATCAGGTTGTACGGTGGCGTGTATTAATTGTGGCGTGGTGATGGCCGACGGCGTACAGTAACGGTGGCCTGGTGGTGTGCAGAATCTTACGGCCGCGGCGCAGTGGTCCGACGGACTGTCTGGCCACCCACTTGCCAGACAGTCTGGGCTGTTGAGAACGAAGCCCGGCGGCCAGCCTTGTGTTTATATTGATGGACAGTCCAAAAACGTTTTACGCAGCGACTATACACATTGCATCTCTACTCTCATGCTGCTACACAAGTTGAACACACTGTAAATGATGCAGTCACACGCTGCCAAACCCAGTGCTTATACAATTGCATCGGGATTGATTGGAAAATTCTTAAACACACACAAACGCACATTGTCATCAGTGTAGAGTACATGTTTAAGCACAACAGTCCACGAATGCAAGATAGTCTGGAGAAGTGGCGGACTTAGCAGATGTGTTGGGTCTACGCCGGACATGTAGCCGGCCTGTCCTGCCATGAAGTTAGGAAGATGACCGAAGGTGACGCTGGCGGGCGGCCGGACGGGGTCTGCGAGGATTTGGAGACGCGAACATGGAGATCGGCTGGACAGCGGCCGGCAGATCCACAAACGTGGAGGTGGAAATCGGCTAAACGTGGAGATCGCGGAATTGTTGGTGACAACTAAAAATACACGGTACCCATACGTAGGTGTATACTGGGATTGGACATGGGTTTGGATTTGGGCTTACGGGCCCAAACTGAGTTTGGGAGGGGAGTTGTACTGGAGCAGACCCCAAGTTTCAGACCTTGGGTGGTATTCATTTGTGTAACCGATCATCGGTTCCGCCGAGAAGAACGACGTACAATTgagtcaaaaagaggagaaagaaACAAAAACGAAGCAAGAATCTACCGACACGAAGAATCAATTTCCTCTAGACACTTGGACCAACCGAACGAGCTCGAAACCAGTCACACGTCGACGTTGCAGGCCGCCGCCTGCTGGAACCGGAAGTACTCGGTGCCCCCGCCGGTGGTGGCGCCGTAGCTGCCCTTCCCCTCGTTCACCCTGATGAGCGCGGGGCAGTTCACCTCCAGATGGTAATGCCCGGAGATCCAGCTGGTGCCCACCTTCCACCGTACCAACCCCTCGACGCGGATGTCGATGAGCACGTACCCGGCGGTCTCGTCCTGGGCCAGCGAGACGGCGAGCTCGGGCGACAGCTCGACGTTGTCCATGGACCTCAAATACGGCGACCACACGGACTGGTCGCGGTGGCCGTGGTAGGCGACGGGGAGGCGCGTGGGCACGGTGATGGGCACGCCCTTGTACTGCGCGTACACGTCGGCGGAGTCGTAGTAGACGCCGACGCGGGCGTTGGGGTTGCGCGCCGCCACGGTGGCCTGCATGGTGGTGAAGAGGTACGCGGAGGCGGGCGGCGTGACGTTGAGGCAGAGGACGGCGAGGTCCTGCAGGTAGAACTGGGGCTTGTGGGGGCGGAGGACGAGGAAGACGATCAGGATGACGAAGAGGGCGAGGAGGACGAAGGCGAGCGCGGCCCCGCAGAGCTTGCGGTAGAGCTTCTCGCGGTGGCACTGGCAGGCCGAGACGCCGCCCTTGTGGCCGCCGCAGTCCTTGATCGTCATGGTCGGTCGATGGTGATCACCCTGATGGGCTCAGCAGGGCGTGATAAGTGCTGCAGGAAGCA
This region of Lolium perenne isolate Kyuss_39 chromosome 2, Kyuss_2.0, whole genome shotgun sequence genomic DNA includes:
- the LOC127336610 gene encoding NDR1/HIN1-like protein 12, whose protein sequence is MTIKDCGGHKGGVSACQCHREKLYRKLCGAALAFVLLALFVILIVFLVLRPHKPQFYLQDLAVLCLNVTPPASAYLFTTMQATVAARNPNARVGVYYDSADVYAQYKGVPITVPTRLPVAYHGHRDQSVWSPYLRSMDNVELSPELAVSLAQDETAGYVLIDIRVEGLVRWKVGTSWISGHYHLEVNCPALIRVNEGKGSYGATTGGGTEYFRFQQAAACNVDV